From the genome of Malus domestica chromosome 04, GDT2T_hap1, one region includes:
- the LOC103433503 gene encoding probable WRKY transcription factor 49 isoform X2 — protein MEESMAATWSDWSEEELVRELLDNDSPLFVLPEEAVQSRAASVFGKEAINRFIPNVYSGPTIQDIETALSVTTGTVQPQELSNARLSLLERGLSKVEHKYTLKIKSCGNGIMADDGYKWRKYGQKSIKNSPNPRSYYRCTNPRCSAKKQVERSSEDPDTLIITYEGLHLHFAYPFFNLNNQAQNSTPPMKKTKKKTLDPQPEDQEREAQESPRSLTPDPVPDLPPGPFPDRYQEFVKEERSSQGLLQDMVPFMIRNPKPTSASSNSSCSSYRSSPTSPSSLSWATSYFDVGINHSFG, from the exons ATGGAGGAATCAATGGCTGCTACGTGGTCGGACTGGTCGGAGGAAGAGCTGGTGAGGGAGCTTCTGGACAATGATTCACCACTGTTTGTGCTACCGGAGGAGGCTGTGCAGTCCCGAGCGGCTAGTGTTTTCGGTAAAGAGGCTATCAACCGATTCATCCCTAACGTCTATTCGGGTCCAACGATCCAAGATATCGAGACTGCTTTGTCTGTCACAACTGGAACAGTCCAACCCCAAGAACTTTCAAACGCCAG GCTGTCATTGCTAGAAAGGGGTCTGAGTAAGGTTGAGCATAAGTACACTCTGAAGATCAAAAGCTGTGGAAATGGAATAATGGCTGATGATGGTTATAAATGGAGGAAGTATGGCCAGAAATCTATTAAGAATAGCCCTAATCCTAG GAGCTACTACCGGTGCACAAATCCAAGATGCAGTGCAAAAAAGCAAGTAGAGAGGTCCAGTGAGGACCCAGACACACTCATCATCACCTATGAAGGGCTCCATTTACACTTTGCATACCCATTTTTCAACCTCAACAACCAGGCCCAAAACTCCACTCCACCAATGAAGAAGACCAAGAAGAAAACCTTGGATCCCCAACCCGAAGACCAAGAACGAGAAGCACAAGAGAGCCCGCGAAGCCTTACTCCCGATCCAGTTCCAGATCTGCCGCCCGGCCCGTTTCCGGACCGGTATCAAGAGTTTGTGAAAGAAGAGAGAAGCTCACAAGGGTTGCTTCAAGATATGGTGCCATTCATGATTAGGAACCCTAAACCAACGAGTGCTTCTTCAAACTCTTCATGTTCCTCTTATCGTTCATCTCCAACGTCTCCTTCTTCTCTATCATGGGCCACTTCCTATTTTGACGTTGGCATAAATCATAGTTTTGGATGA
- the LOC103433502 gene encoding uncharacterized protein, producing MTHANLMNNYFNPNSVYTKENFKRHFRMRRYVFQRLLRDVQQVNPYFQQKQDKAGRPGFSPHQKVIVALGMMANGSLTYSMDETHGMSESTCLDTLEQLCDTIVHVYKDEYLCESNQEDLNRLLHKLETVGFQA from the coding sequence ATGACGCatgccaatctgatgaacaactatTTCAACCCCAACTCAGTGTACACAAAAGAGAATTTCAAACGTCACTTCCGGATGAGGCGTTATGTCTTCCAGCGTTTACTTCGTGATGTCCAGCAAGTCAATCCATACTTTCAACAAAAGCAGGATAAAGCAGGCCGTcctggtttctcacctcatcaaaAGGTTATTGTTGCACTGGGAATGATGGCCAATGGCTCCCTAACTTattcgatggatgaaacccatggtatgtctgagtctacatgccttgatactcttGAACAATTATGTGACACAATTGTTCATGTTTACAAAGATGAGTACCTTTGCGAGTCAAATCAGGAAGATCTAAATCGACTCCTTCACAAACTGGAGACCGTGGGTTTCCAagcatga
- the LOC103433429 gene encoding ATP-dependent zinc metalloprotease FTSH 10, mitochondrial-like: protein MIFSSIGRWITHSARSKFKRNVISGTYNRRNTLLHDSFPQLSTLLGNECVDGGVGILKGYIAYNGAGKRLISKAYMSNVKSVFGIPRIRRLFSSQGPEKKNYENYYPKNKKEIPKGGEQKTESKEGSSAGGQGNAQGQFSKQIQDLLAPLMFICFIVTSLFLNPHQAKEISFQEFKNKLLEPGLVDHIEVANKSVAKVYVRSSPREKVHSDDSVSSPVKGSPSEGNVTQYKYYFNIGSVESFEEKLEEAQEALGIDRHDFVPVIYASQVMWLQELLRYGPTVLLLGALWFMSRKMPNIGGPGGTGGRGIFNIGKAQITKLDKNAKNKVYFKDVAGCDEAKQEIMEFVHFLKNPKKYEELGAKIPKGALLVGPPGTGKTLLAKATAGESGVPFLSISGSDFMEMFVGVGPSRVRSLFQEARQCAPSIIFIDEIDAIGRARGRGGFSGGHDERESTLNQLLVEMDGFGTTAGVVVLAGTNRPDILDKALLRPGRFDRQITIDKPDIKGRNQIFQIYLSKLKLDLEASFYSERLAALTPGFAGADIANVCNEAALIAARNESPKITMKHFEAAIDRVIGGLEKKNKVISKLERRTVAYHESGHAVAGWFLEHAEPLLKVTIVPRGTAALGFAQYVPNENLLMTKEQLFDMTCMTLGGRAAEQVLLGKISTGAQNDLEKVTKMTYAQVAVYGFSDKVGLLSFPQREDSFEMTKPYSSKTGAIIDSEVREWVGKAYFRTVQLIEEHKEHVGQIAELLLEKEVLHQEDLIRVLGERPFKSNEPTNYDRFKEGFQEEDKEAKETNAKDGRSPPIQPDVVAPA, encoded by the exons ATGATTTTCTCAAGCATCGGACGCTGGATCACCCACTCGGCTCGTTCCAAATTCAAAAGA AATGTGATTTCGGGTACTTACAACAGGAGGAACACGCTGCTGCACGATTCCTTTCCGCAGTTGTCGACGCTGCTCGGCAATGAGTGCGTTGATGGCGGCGTAGGGATTCTGAAGGGATATATAGCTTATAATGGAGCTGGGAAGCGGCTAATTTCAAAAGCATACATGTCGAATGTGAAGTCTGTTTTCGGAATCCCTAGAATTCGTCGCTTGTTCTCCAGCCAAGGTCCCGAGAAGAAAA ATTACGAAAATTATTATCCGAAAAATAAGAAGGAAATTCCGAAAGGGGGTGAACAGAAAACGGAGTCCAAAG AGGGCTCAAGTGCAGGTGGTCAGGGGAATGCCCAGGGACAGTTTTCGAAGCAGATTCAAGATTTACTTGCTCCTTTAATGTTCATTTGCTTTATTGTCACATCATTATTCCTTAATCCTCATCAAGCGAAGGAG ATAAGTTTCCAAGAATTTAAAAACAAGCTACTTGAACCTGGGTTGGTCGATCACATTGAAGTTGCAAACAAATCAGTTGCAAAAGTGTATGTGAGGAGCTCCCCACGCGAAAAAGTTCATAGTGATGATTCTGTTAGTAGTCCTGTTAAAGGTTCTCCTTCCGAAGGAAATGTAACCCAgtataaatattattttaacaTTGGGAGTGTTGAATCTTTCGAAGAAAAGTTGGAGGAAGCTCAAGAAGCTTTAGGGATTGATCGTCATGATTTTGTTCCTGTAATTTATGCATCCCAAGTAATGTGGTTGCAAGAGTTGTTAAGGTATGGGCCAACAGTGTTGCTTCTGGGAGCCCTTTGGTTCATGAGCCGAAAAATGCCTAACATTGGTGGTCCAGGTGGAACAGGTGGCCGAGGCATATTCAACATAGGTAAAGCACAGATCACGAAGTTGGACAAGAATGCCAAAAACAAG GTTTACTTTAAAGATGTAGCGGGCTGTGATGAGGCTAAGCAAGAAATAATGGAGTTTGTGCACTTTCTAAAAAATCCTAAGAAATATGAGGAATTGGGAGCAAAAATTCCAAAAGGTGCTCTTCTTGTTGGCCCTCCTGGAACAGGAAAGACGCTTCTTGCAAAGGCAACTGCTGGTGAATCTGGGGTGCCTTTTCTATCTATATCTGGttcagattttatggaaatGTTTGTTGGTGTTGGTCCGTCAAGGGTTCGAAGCTTATTTCAAGAGGCAAGACAGTGCGCACCCAGTATAATATTTATTGATGAGATTGATGCAATTGGCCGGGCAAGAGGGCGTGGAGGCTTTTCAGGTGGCCATGACGAGCGTGAAAGTACTCTCAATCAATTGCTTGTAGAAATGGATGGATTTGGAACCACTGCTGGAGTTGTTGTACTTGCTGGCACTAATAGGCCTGATATTCTGGATAAAGCTCTCTTGAGGCCAGGCCGGTTTGACCGTCAAATTACTATTGATAAACCAGACATCAAAGGTCGTAACCAGATTTTTCAAATATATCTGAGCAAGCTCAAGCTGGATCTGGAAGCATCATTTTACTCCGAGAGGCTTGCTGCTCTCACTCCTGGATTTGCTGGAGCAGACATAGCAAACGTCTGCAATGAAGCTGCCTTGATTGCTGCAAGAAATGAGAGTCCAAAGATAACCATGAAACATTTTGAAGCGGCTATAGACAGGGTGATAGGCGGCCTAGAAAAGAAGAACAAG GTTATTAGCAAGTTGGAAAGACGCACTGTTGCTTACCATGAATCTGGTCATGCTGTTGCGGGTTGGTTCCTGGAACATGCAGAACCTTTGCTTAAAGTAACTATTGTTCCACGTGGCACTGCAGCACTGGGGTTTGCTCAGTATGTTCCGAATGAAAATCTTCTTATGACCAAAGAGCAGCTTTTTGATATGACATGCATGACCCTTGGTGGCCGAGCTGCTGAGCAG GTTTTGTTGGGGAAGATTTCAACTGGAGCACAGAACGACTTGGAGAAAGTGACCAAAATGACTTATGCTCAAGTTGCAGTGTATGGCTTCAGCGACAAGGTAGGTCTTCTTTCGTTTCCTCAGAGGGAGGATTCATTTGAGATGACCAAGCCATACAGTAGCAAAACCGGTGCAATAATTGACAGTGAAGTTAGAGAATGGGTGGGTAAAGCATACTTCCGCACCGTCCAGTTGATAGAGGAGCACAAAGAGCATGTAGGACAGATTGCAGAGCTGTTGCTGGAAAAGGAAGTCCTTCACCAAGAGGATTTGATTCGAGTACTGGGAGAACGCCCATTCAAGTCGAATGAGCCCACAAACTATGACAGATTCAAGGAAGGGTTTCAAGAAGAAGATAAGGAGGCTAAAGAGACCAATGCGAAGGATGGTCGGTCGCCACCCATTCAACCGGATGTCGTTGCGCCTGCATAG
- the LOC103433503 gene encoding probable WRKY transcription factor 49 isoform X1: protein MEESMAATWSDWSEEELVRELLDNDSPLFVLPEEAVQSRAASVFGKEAINRFIPNVYSGPTIQDIETALSVTTGTVQPQELSNARLSLLERGLSKVEHKYTLKIKSCGNGIMADDGYKWRKYGQKSIKNSPNPSPISVCSSSGYEHSVLHLRSYYRCTNPRCSAKKQVERSSEDPDTLIITYEGLHLHFAYPFFNLNNQAQNSTPPMKKTKKKTLDPQPEDQEREAQESPRSLTPDPVPDLPPGPFPDRYQEFVKEERSSQGLLQDMVPFMIRNPKPTSASSNSSCSSYRSSPTSPSSLSWATSYFDVGINHSFG from the exons ATGGAGGAATCAATGGCTGCTACGTGGTCGGACTGGTCGGAGGAAGAGCTGGTGAGGGAGCTTCTGGACAATGATTCACCACTGTTTGTGCTACCGGAGGAGGCTGTGCAGTCCCGAGCGGCTAGTGTTTTCGGTAAAGAGGCTATCAACCGATTCATCCCTAACGTCTATTCGGGTCCAACGATCCAAGATATCGAGACTGCTTTGTCTGTCACAACTGGAACAGTCCAACCCCAAGAACTTTCAAACGCCAG GCTGTCATTGCTAGAAAGGGGTCTGAGTAAGGTTGAGCATAAGTACACTCTGAAGATCAAAAGCTGTGGAAATGGAATAATGGCTGATGATGGTTATAAATGGAGGAAGTATGGCCAGAAATCTATTAAGAATAGCCCTAATCCTAG CCCTATAAGTGTTTGTAGCTCAAGCGGTTATGAGCACTCAGTTCTACACCTAAG GAGCTACTACCGGTGCACAAATCCAAGATGCAGTGCAAAAAAGCAAGTAGAGAGGTCCAGTGAGGACCCAGACACACTCATCATCACCTATGAAGGGCTCCATTTACACTTTGCATACCCATTTTTCAACCTCAACAACCAGGCCCAAAACTCCACTCCACCAATGAAGAAGACCAAGAAGAAAACCTTGGATCCCCAACCCGAAGACCAAGAACGAGAAGCACAAGAGAGCCCGCGAAGCCTTACTCCCGATCCAGTTCCAGATCTGCCGCCCGGCCCGTTTCCGGACCGGTATCAAGAGTTTGTGAAAGAAGAGAGAAGCTCACAAGGGTTGCTTCAAGATATGGTGCCATTCATGATTAGGAACCCTAAACCAACGAGTGCTTCTTCAAACTCTTCATGTTCCTCTTATCGTTCATCTCCAACGTCTCCTTCTTCTCTATCATGGGCCACTTCCTATTTTGACGTTGGCATAAATCATAGTTTTGGATGA